One window of Oncorhynchus masou masou isolate Uvic2021 chromosome 28, UVic_Omas_1.1, whole genome shotgun sequence genomic DNA carries:
- the LOC135518449 gene encoding E3 ubiquitin-protein ligase RNF170-like, producing the protein MDGNGEVDYLLQVEDSIIEGVSNPVLFVVVLSVTFLCGLVTLLCRNEQQNIHPENQEHVRAVRQQLQSDSQEGEPTEPRQQFYTDMSCPVCLQQAVLPVETNCGHLFCGSCIIAYWRYGTWLGAINCPICRQMVTLLFPLFHEHAAPQQVQDGTVDPLLILRDLGDYNRRFSGQPRSLMDRLRDVPTLLRHLFREMFSVGGLFWMFRIRVLLCLIGALTYLISPLDFIPEALFGLLGFLDDFFIILLLFIYISIMYREVVTQRLAA; encoded by the exons ATGGATGGAAATGGGGAGGTGGACTATTTGCTGCAAGTTGAAGACTCAATCATAGAAGGAGTCAGCAACCCAGTCTTGTTTGTGGTCGTTCTCAGTGTCACGTTCTTGTGTGGACTGGTAACTCTGCT CTGCAGAAATGAGCAGCAGAACATCCACCCAGAGAACCAGGAACATGTCCGTGCCGTCCGACAGCAGCTGCAGTCTGACTCACAG GAAGGTGAACCAACAGAGCCCAGGCAGCAGTTCTATACAGACATGTCCTGTCCAGTGTGTCTACAGCAGGCCGTGCTGCCCGTTGAAACCAACTGTGGACATCTCTTCTGTG GTTCTTGTATAATTGCATATTGGCGATATGGGACATGGCTTGGTGCTATCAACTGTCCCATCTGCAGACAAATG GTGAccctgctgttccctctcttcCATGAGCATGCCGCCCCTCAGCAGGTACAGGATGGAACAGTTGATCCGCTCCTCATCCTCCGGGATCTCGGCGACTACAACCGCAGGTTCTCCGGACAACCCAGATCT CTGATGGACCGGCTGCGTGACGTGCCCACGTTGCTGCGCCACCTCTTCAGGGAGATGTTCTCCGTAGGGGGCCTGTTCTGGATGTTCCGGATCCGTGTCCTGCTGTGTCTGATCGGGGCTCTGACCTACCTGATCTCCCCTCTGGACTTCATCCCCGAGGCTCTGTTCGGCCTGCTAGGCTTCCTGGACGACTTCTTCATCATCCTGCTTCTGTTCATCTATATCTCTATCATGTATAGAGAGGtggtgacccagagactggcagcgtga